In Chitinibacter sp. SCUT-21, a single genomic region encodes these proteins:
- a CDS encoding NAD(P)H-hydrate dehydratase, whose product MLDINTLPACALALRRANDTHKGHFGSVAVIGGARGMTGAALLAGRAALMLGAGKVWVGLLDASIAVDFTQPELMLCPAEMIFTQHQPTHLLVGMGMGIAPEAKQILGLALDTSQPLLLDADALNLIAANEDLQLQLQQRAAPTLLTPHPSEAARLLGISTAAVQQDRVAAIRELIARYRCHVVLKGHHSLVGSAAGDITRNVSGNAALSSAGQGDTLAGIIMSLCAQGLDLLDAARCVVWLHGQAADVWRAKHPAGIGLTASETIVLARQVLNHSLGT is encoded by the coding sequence ATGCTCGACATCAACACGCTCCCCGCCTGCGCCTTGGCATTGCGCCGCGCCAATGACACGCATAAAGGCCACTTTGGTAGCGTCGCAGTCATCGGTGGCGCAAGGGGTATGACTGGTGCAGCCTTGCTAGCTGGGCGTGCTGCGCTGATGCTGGGGGCGGGTAAGGTGTGGGTTGGCTTGCTCGACGCCAGTATCGCCGTTGACTTCACCCAGCCCGAATTAATGCTGTGCCCAGCCGAGATGATTTTTACTCAGCACCAGCCGACTCATTTGCTAGTCGGAATGGGCATGGGTATAGCGCCAGAAGCTAAACAGATATTAGGCTTAGCACTTGATACCTCGCAGCCATTACTGCTAGATGCCGATGCGTTAAACCTGATTGCGGCCAATGAAGATTTGCAACTTCAATTACAGCAGCGCGCCGCCCCCACCCTGCTCACACCGCATCCAAGCGAAGCGGCGCGACTACTCGGCATCAGCACCGCCGCCGTCCAGCAAGACCGCGTCGCGGCGATCCGCGAATTGATTGCGCGCTACCGCTGCCACGTTGTGCTTAAAGGCCACCACAGCTTGGTGGGCAGCGCGGCGGGCGACATCACGCGCAATGTATCCGGCAATGCGGCACTAAGCAGCGCGGGGCAAGGCGACACTTTGGCCGGCATCATAATGAGTTTGTGCGCGCAAGGTTTGGATTTGCTCGACGCCGCCCGTTGCGTCGTCTGGCTGCACGGCCAGGCTGCCGATGTGTGGCGGGCAAAGCATCCAGCCGGAATCGGCCTGACTGCATCCGAAACCATCGTATTGGCGCGGCAGGTGCTCAATCACAGCTTGGGTACATAA
- a CDS encoding HDOD domain-containing protein, translating into MLSKPFTDLSQWISYFAEQPTPILAHTHIEMRGYHARIDEIGLHEIGELIRHDPLLTLNILRHQEEHRHTRQTTDVTTIERVLLMIGVVGFFRLFGSLPCLENQSETQKVTLYGAHRTCARSYLASLLAERMSNYRRDIEPKEVMTAALLHDTAETLLWLAAPRQMMQIQETLRSNPSLRSQDVQIKVLGCKINQIQQGLVEKWHLPRTLLHLIDDHYADEPRVKIVHLATSMARHLEKGWDSPYFREDMHEVALIFNQDPYLVYEQVRDVALKAAQDWAWYDEQPAAALLIRQD; encoded by the coding sequence ATGCTAAGCAAACCATTTACCGATCTCTCGCAATGGATTTCCTATTTCGCCGAGCAGCCCACGCCAATCTTGGCGCATACGCATATTGAAATGCGCGGCTACCACGCGCGGATCGATGAAATCGGGCTACATGAAATTGGCGAGTTGATTCGCCATGATCCGCTACTCACGCTCAACATCCTGCGCCATCAAGAAGAACACCGCCATACACGGCAAACCACCGATGTCACCACCATTGAGCGAGTATTACTGATGATCGGCGTGGTTGGTTTCTTTCGCCTATTTGGCAGCCTACCCTGCCTTGAAAATCAATCCGAAACGCAAAAAGTTACTTTGTACGGCGCGCACCGCACTTGCGCACGTTCGTACTTGGCATCGCTGCTCGCCGAGCGCATGAGCAATTACCGCCGCGATATCGAGCCCAAAGAAGTCATGACCGCCGCGCTTTTGCACGACACCGCCGAAACGCTACTGTGGCTGGCCGCGCCGCGACAAATGATGCAAATCCAAGAAACACTGCGCTCCAACCCCAGCTTGCGCAGCCAAGACGTGCAAATCAAAGTGCTAGGCTGCAAAATCAATCAAATCCAGCAAGGCTTGGTTGAAAAATGGCATTTGCCACGCACGCTATTGCATTTGATCGATGATCATTATGCAGACGAGCCGCGCGTCAAAATCGTCCATCTGGCGACATCGATGGCGCGCCACCTCGAAAAAGGCTGGGACAGCCCGTATTTTCGTGAAGACATGCACGAAGTTGCGCTGATATTTAACCAAGACCCATATTTGGTCTACGAACAAGTGCGCGACGTTGCGCTGAAAGCTGCGCAAGATTGGGCGTGGTACGACGAGCAACCCGCCGCCGCATTACTGATTCGCCAAGATTAA
- a CDS encoding PQQ-dependent sugar dehydrogenase: protein MMRTILPILLSFSLSMVWAADDVIVQSERHTFRVKTLTRGLEHPWSLAFLPDGRMLVTERAGRLRVVSPQGQLDARPVQGLPAIAANGQGGLLDVVLHPDFAKNRWVYFSYAGKEGRGTSTQVARGQWLSDAQGHRLQNVQQVYRQRPGSSAGVHFGSRLVFDRQGMLLISQGDRGDKDRAQRLDDLAGKVVRLHDDGRYPADNPFRARSEVRAEVYSYGHRNMQGAALHPISGELWATEHGPQGGDELNIVRAGRNYGWPVITYGVNYGIGTSIGEGKAKAGMEQPIYQWTPSIAPSGLAFYQGKPFANWQGNLLVGALKYQMLVRLELNGERVVHEERLLKDQFGRIRDVRLGPDGLIYLLTDEADGALLRLEPAKPQS, encoded by the coding sequence ATGATGCGTACAATTTTGCCGATTTTACTGAGTTTTTCGCTGAGCATGGTGTGGGCTGCAGATGATGTAATCGTGCAATCGGAGCGGCATACGTTTCGCGTTAAAACGCTGACGCGTGGTTTAGAGCATCCGTGGTCCTTAGCGTTTTTGCCCGATGGCCGCATGCTGGTGACCGAGCGCGCTGGGCGCTTGCGCGTAGTGTCGCCGCAGGGCCAATTGGATGCGCGGCCAGTGCAGGGATTGCCGGCGATTGCGGCAAATGGTCAAGGTGGTTTACTCGATGTCGTGTTGCACCCGGATTTTGCCAAAAATCGCTGGGTGTATTTTTCTTATGCAGGCAAAGAGGGGCGCGGCACGTCAACCCAAGTCGCCCGCGGGCAATGGCTCAGCGATGCGCAAGGCCATCGGCTACAGAATGTGCAGCAAGTGTATCGCCAGCGCCCCGGCAGCAGTGCGGGCGTACATTTTGGTTCGCGCTTGGTGTTTGATCGACAAGGGATGTTGCTGATTAGCCAAGGTGATCGCGGCGATAAAGATCGCGCTCAGCGGCTTGATGATTTGGCAGGAAAAGTGGTGCGGTTGCACGACGATGGCCGATATCCGGCCGATAACCCATTTCGCGCACGCAGCGAAGTACGTGCCGAGGTATACAGCTACGGGCATCGTAATATGCAGGGTGCAGCGCTACACCCCATTAGTGGTGAGCTTTGGGCGACCGAACATGGCCCGCAAGGTGGAGATGAACTGAATATTGTCCGCGCTGGGCGCAATTATGGCTGGCCAGTGATTACTTATGGTGTGAACTATGGCATTGGCACTAGTATCGGCGAAGGTAAGGCCAAGGCGGGTATGGAGCAGCCAATTTATCAATGGACGCCGTCGATTGCGCCATCGGGCCTGGCTTTTTATCAAGGCAAACCTTTTGCAAACTGGCAAGGCAACCTATTGGTCGGCGCGCTGAAATATCAAATGTTGGTGCGCTTGGAGCTGAACGGCGAGCGTGTCGTGCACGAAGAGCGTCTGCTAAAAGATCAATTTGGCCGCATCCGTGACGTGCGCCTTGGCCCCGATGGGCTGATTTATCTGCTGACCGATGAAGCCGACGGCGCGCTGCTGCGGCTAGAGCCAGCAAAGCCTCAAAGCTGA
- a CDS encoding IMPACT family protein: MPFSLKAPAQFELIIKKSRFIACVQPMSDRTTAQQIVAGLKAANPTAAHVCWALLAGGQSAAVDDGEPSGTAGRPMLDVLRHQDLEGVLATVVRYFGGVKLGAGGLVRAYTDSVAQALLLTEKIPLLKMTSLRCCVPYALEGHVRRALASYTATSLNVEHDSQVVFEFAVTADVADALIAQLNESCHGQLGWLSSAE; encoded by the coding sequence ATGCCTTTTAGCCTCAAAGCCCCCGCCCAATTTGAACTGATTATCAAAAAAAGTCGCTTTATCGCCTGCGTCCAGCCGATGAGCGATCGTACTACCGCGCAGCAGATTGTGGCTGGGCTCAAGGCCGCGAACCCGACTGCGGCGCATGTGTGCTGGGCTTTGCTCGCTGGTGGGCAATCTGCGGCGGTCGACGATGGCGAGCCATCAGGTACGGCAGGGCGGCCGATGCTCGATGTGTTGCGGCATCAAGACTTGGAAGGCGTGCTGGCAACGGTGGTGCGCTATTTTGGTGGGGTAAAGCTTGGTGCGGGTGGCTTGGTGCGCGCCTACACCGATTCGGTTGCGCAAGCCTTGCTGCTGACGGAAAAAATCCCGCTACTGAAAATGACCTCGCTACGCTGTTGTGTGCCGTATGCGTTGGAAGGCCATGTACGGCGTGCTTTGGCGAGCTATACTGCGACGAGTTTAAATGTAGAGCACGACAGCCAAGTGGTGTTTGAATTTGCCGTCACCGCCGATGTCGCCGATGCCCTTATCGCGCAATTAAACGAATCTTGCCACGGACAATTGGGTTGGTTATCCAGCGCAGAATAG